From Pseudodesulfovibrio nedwellii:
AAGAATTAATCCGTATACAGGAAGACGAACGGCAACGAATTGCCCGGGATCTTCACGACAACGTCGCCCAAAATATTTCCTCCATCATGCTGAAGATGGAAACGTTGTTTGACGACCACTCATGTGTCGACGAAAGACTCCGTAAACGGAGCGAATCCGTAACTGACATTCTCAAGGAAGTCGTCGCTTCGGTACGAGACATTGCATATGGACTTCGACCTCCCGCACTGGACCAGTTGGGTCTGGTAAAATCCTTGCAGCACCTCTGCCTCGAAGCAGGCAACAAGCATGGTTTTGCAGTGGATTTCGTAGCCACGGGTGTCGAAGATATCAGCCTGGATTTTGACAGCGAAATTAACATCTATCGGATGATTCAAGAAGCCGTCAGAAATATTGTACGCCACGCCCACGCGAACAAGGCGACAATCCGTCTGGTGAAGAGTCATCCCGACATCTTCATTCGCATTGAAGATAATGGGCAGGGATTCAACGTTCTGGAACGCCAGGCAAAAACCCTGACTGAAAAGCGCATGGGATTGCGCAGCATGGAGGAACGAGCACGCCTAGTCGGCGGCTCCATGGAGATCCAATCACTGGTCGGAACCGGAACCCGCATAATTTTCCGACTGCCTACACATCATTCCAGGAGACATACAGACTATGAATATCATGATCGTTGATGACCACCCTCTATTCAGGGAAGGTCTCAAAGCCATCGTCAACCGGGACAATCGCTACACAGTGTGTGCTGAAGCCGGGAATGGCAAAGAAGGCATTGCCATAGCCAAAGAAAGTCATCCAGACATCATGCTGGTGGATATTTCCATGCCTGAAAAAAATGGCGTTCAGATGATCCGTGAACTCAAGTCTTCATTACCGAAAACACAGTTCATCATCATTTCCATGCACTCTGAAGCCGACTACATCGTGGAAGCCTTCCGAGCCGGAGCCACAGGATACATGATCAAGGAATCTGCTTCATCCCAACTCATTAAGGGGCTTGATACCGTCGCAGCAGGTGAACTTTTCCTGGACAACGCACTCTCTCAGGAAGTGGTATTCAAACTCCTGCAATCAAAACCAGACACTCCCGACGGCAGCAGTGACCCTTACTCTACTCTGACCCCCCGAGAGCAGGAGGTCATGCGCATGCTGGCGGAAGGGCTGACAGCCAAAGAAGTGGCAGAAAAGCTCTTCATCAGCCCCAAAACCGTGGAAAATCACCGCACCAATCTCATGAAAAAACTAGGCCTCAAAAGTACGGTAGAACTTGTCCGTTACGCGGCCCGACTCGGCCTCATCGACATAGAGACCTGGGCCATCTGACACAGTGCCCTACGAAAACACCCCCGGCGACAATGTCACCGAGGGTGTTTGTGTGGACAATGGTATCAAGAAAAATCACCCTTGGGAGATGGAAATCCTCTTGGGCTTGACCTTCTCGACCTTGGGCAGATGCAACTCAAGCACGCCGCCGTCAAGGTTGGCTTTGATCCGTTCTCGATCAACAATATCGGTAATGGAAACGGAACGAACGTATTCACAATCGCCGAATTGCATCTCCACATACTGCTCACTGGGATGCCGGACCAAACTCGTCCTACCCGTGACTGTCAACTCGCCTTCTTGCAAATCAATAGTCATGTCCTCGCGTCGAACACCGGGCATATCCATATAAATATAAAATCCATCCTCGCATTCCAGAATATCCGTGGCCGGACGATAGCGAGCCATGCTTTTGTCTTCTTTCTTCATAATATTGCTCATAGCCATGCCCTCCCTTACTCCACGCTGATGCTGATGTTTTTTGGTTTTACTTCCTCGGACTTGGGCAAAGACACGGTCAAAACGCCATCCTTCATGGACGCTGTGACAGCATCTCTATCCACTGGAACTGAAATGTTGACAACTCTGTGGAAAACACCACTTGGGCGTTCCTGTCGAAAATATTTTCCTTGTGGAGCTTTGCG
This genomic window contains:
- a CDS encoding response regulator, which codes for MNIMIVDDHPLFREGLKAIVNRDNRYTVCAEAGNGKEGIAIAKESHPDIMLVDISMPEKNGVQMIRELKSSLPKTQFIIISMHSEADYIVEAFRAGATGYMIKESASSQLIKGLDTVAAGELFLDNALSQEVVFKLLQSKPDTPDGSSDPYSTLTPREQEVMRMLAEGLTAKEVAEKLFISPKTVENHRTNLMKKLGLKSTVELVRYAARLGLIDIETWAI
- a CDS encoding Hsp20/alpha crystallin family protein, which gives rise to MSNIMKKEDKSMARYRPATDILECEDGFYIYMDMPGVRREDMTIDLQEGELTVTGRTSLVRHPSEQYVEMQFGDCEYVRSVSITDIVDRERIKANLDGGVLELHLPKVEKVKPKRISISQG